A region from the Cetobacterium somerae ATCC BAA-474 genome encodes:
- a CDS encoding DUF1847 domain-containing protein, producing MSICAKCMTRGCLSKDQDKMPKVFCPSRNEEMQNKAKELHVGDDLTIAVQSALVEAEGNTNWTRVQETIAFAKKCGYERIGLAFCTGLHEEAKTFVKILEHHGLKVVSVICKNGAILKGFLGIPQEEKETYVKNDIMCNPIGQALHLNEEKTDLNILFGLCVGHDTLFIKHSEAPVTVFAVKDRVLCHNPVAAIYQADAYYKKKLF from the coding sequence ATGAGTATTTGTGCAAAATGTATGACAAGAGGTTGTTTATCAAAGGACCAAGATAAAATGCCAAAGGTATTTTGTCCTAGTAGAAATGAAGAGATGCAAAATAAAGCAAAAGAGTTACATGTAGGAGATGACTTAACAATTGCTGTTCAATCAGCACTTGTAGAAGCTGAAGGAAATACAAATTGGACTCGTGTTCAAGAGACTATAGCTTTTGCAAAGAAATGTGGATATGAGCGTATAGGGTTAGCTTTCTGCACAGGACTTCACGAAGAAGCTAAAACTTTTGTAAAAATATTAGAGCACCACGGATTAAAAGTAGTTTCTGTAATTTGTAAAAATGGAGCTATTTTAAAGGGATTTTTAGGAATACCTCAAGAGGAAAAAGAAACTTACGTGAAAAATGATATTATGTGTAATCCAATTGGGCAAGCATTACATTTAAACGAAGAGAAAACAGATTTAAATATACTGTTTGGTCTTTGCGTAGGACACGATACATTATTTATAAAACATTCGGAAGCACCAGTTACTGTATTTGCAGTAAAAGATAGAGTATTATGTCACAATCCTGTGGCAGCAATATATCAAGCTGATGCATACTATAAGAAAAAACTATTCTAA